In Halapricum desulfuricans, a single window of DNA contains:
- a CDS encoding type II toxin-antitoxin system death-on-curing family toxin yields the protein MADSLWYPSVADVLTIHDDIVSEYPDTHPGVANRGAIEFALDYIEEGSFDAAPETIHEKAFHLLRLLVANHPFVDANKRTALNTAAVFYFLNGYRFEYDDEIRGVLKRLGTDETTVDEERTIEYLRSHTKELDLIGEIEDWREDLIQYGLEQLNDDLSDPND from the coding sequence ATGGCAGACTCGTTGTGGTATCCGTCAGTTGCAGACGTTCTCACCATCCACGACGACATCGTTTCGGAGTATCCCGATACTCATCCCGGCGTGGCGAACCGCGGGGCCATCGAATTCGCGCTGGACTACATCGAAGAAGGGAGCTTCGATGCGGCACCGGAGACGATTCACGAAAAGGCATTTCATCTTCTTCGGCTCCTCGTTGCGAACCACCCTTTCGTCGATGCGAACAAACGTACCGCGCTCAACACTGCGGCCGTGTTCTATTTCCTCAATGGGTATCGGTTCGAGTACGACGACGAAATCAGAGGAGTTTTGAAACGACTTGGTACCGACGAGACGACCGTCGATGAGGAACGGACTATCGAGTATCTCCGGTCTCATACAAAAGAACTGGACCTGATAGGCGAAATCGAAGACTGGCGCGAGGACCTCATTCAGTACGGACTAGAACAGTTGAACGACGATCTGTCGGACCCGAACGATTAA